In a genomic window of Bordetella petrii:
- a CDS encoding DUF1488 family protein gives MSAFAKATRARAQGDDVVFELETGGVTRPFEISGDALRRYFGAADGTGSELLRAFEGAEEKIRALAKKMQWVPSDGPIKLGAGDFDDA, from the coding sequence ATGAGTGCATTTGCCAAAGCCACCCGCGCCCGCGCCCAGGGCGACGACGTGGTCTTCGAGCTGGAGACCGGCGGCGTCACCCGCCCGTTCGAAATTTCCGGAGACGCGTTGCGCCGCTATTTCGGTGCCGCCGACGGCACGGGCAGCGAGCTGTTGCGCGCCTTCGAGGGCGCCGAGGAAAAAATCCGGGCGCTTGCAAAAAAGATGCAATGGGTGCCGTCGGACGGCCCCATCAAGCTGGGCGCCGGCGACTTCGACGACGCATAG
- a CDS encoding S-(hydroxymethyl)glutathione dehydrogenase/class III alcohol dehydrogenase has product MKTKAAVAWKAGAPLTIEEVDLEGPRAGEVLIEVKATGICHTDYYTLSGADPEGLFPAILGHEGAGIVVDVGAGVTSLKKGDHVIPLYTPECRQCKFCLSRKTNLCQAIRATQGKGLMPDATSRFSLNGKPLLHYMGTSTFANHIVVPEIAVAKVREDAPFDKICYIGCGVTTGVGAVVYTAKVEAGANVVVFGLGGIGLNVIQGARMVGADKIIGVDLNPGREAMARKFGMTHFVNPKDVDNVVDHIVQLTDGGADYSFECIGNTQVMRQALECCHKGWGQSIIIGVAEAGAEISTRPFQLVTGRQWKGSAFGGARGRTDVPKIVDWYMEGKINIDDLITHTLPLERINEGFDLMKRGESIRSVVLY; this is encoded by the coding sequence ATGAAGACCAAAGCCGCCGTCGCCTGGAAAGCCGGAGCCCCGCTCACCATCGAAGAAGTCGATCTGGAAGGCCCGCGCGCCGGTGAGGTGCTGATCGAAGTGAAAGCCACCGGCATCTGCCACACCGACTACTACACCCTGTCGGGCGCCGACCCCGAAGGCTTGTTTCCGGCCATACTGGGTCACGAGGGCGCGGGCATTGTGGTGGACGTGGGCGCGGGCGTTACGTCCCTGAAAAAAGGCGACCACGTCATTCCGCTGTACACCCCCGAATGTCGCCAGTGCAAGTTCTGTCTGTCGCGCAAGACCAACCTGTGCCAGGCCATTCGCGCCACCCAGGGCAAGGGCCTGATGCCCGACGCCACCTCGCGCTTCTCGCTGAACGGCAAGCCGCTGCTTCATTACATGGGCACGTCGACCTTCGCCAATCACATCGTGGTGCCGGAAATCGCCGTGGCGAAAGTGCGCGAAGACGCGCCCTTCGACAAAATCTGCTACATCGGCTGCGGGGTGACCACCGGCGTGGGCGCCGTGGTGTACACCGCCAAGGTCGAGGCAGGGGCCAATGTCGTGGTGTTCGGCCTGGGCGGCATCGGCCTGAACGTGATCCAGGGCGCCCGGATGGTGGGGGCCGACAAGATCATCGGGGTCGACCTGAATCCCGGGCGCGAAGCCATGGCCCGCAAATTCGGCATGACGCACTTCGTCAACCCCAAAGACGTAGACAATGTCGTTGACCATATTGTCCAGCTGACGGACGGTGGGGCCGATTACTCGTTCGAATGCATTGGTAATACGCAGGTCATGCGCCAGGCGCTGGAGTGCTGCCACAAGGGCTGGGGCCAGTCGATCATCATCGGCGTGGCCGAGGCGGGCGCCGAGATCAGCACCCGGCCGTTCCAGCTGGTGACGGGCCGCCAATGGAAGGGTTCGGCCTTCGGCGGCGCGCGCGGCCGCACCGACGTGCCCAAGATCGTCGACTGGTACATGGAAGGCAAGATCAACATCGACGACCTCATCACGCACACGCTGCCGCTAGAACGCATTAATGAAGGCTTCGACCTGATGAAGCGCGGCGAGTCGATCCGCTCGGTGGTGCTGTACTAG
- a CDS encoding glutamate synthase-related protein codes for MSPTSKDTSCRPAETPIDARRIGIPARQGLYNPEHEHDACGVGFVAHIKGRKSHAIIQQGLKILENLDHRGAVGADKLMGDGAGILIQIPDALYRDEMGQQGVVLPPPGEYGVAMVFLPKETASRLACEQELERAVRAEGQTVLGWRDVPVDVDMPMSPTVRSVEPVIRQLFIGRGADVMVPDALERKLYVIRKTASHAIQAMRLAHGKEYFVPSASVRTVVYKGLLLADQVGRYYRDLADPRTVSALALVHQRFSTNTFPAWPLAHPYRMIAHNGEINTVKGNFNWLRAREGMMQSAVLGDDLKKLYPIVYEGQSDTATFDNCLELLVNSGYSLAHAMMMMIPEAWEQHPHMDESRRAFYEYHAAMMEPWDGPAAVAFTDGRQIGATLDRNGLRPARYLITDDDMVIMASEAGTLSIPENRIIKKWRLQPGKMFLIDLEQGRIIDDAEIKLQLANSRPYRQWIERLQIKLESLPAPKPAAPAAQSAVSLLDRQQAFGWTQEDYKFILEPMAATGEEVIGSMGNDAPLAVLSNRAKPFYNYFRQLFAQVTNPPIDPIREQMVMSLVSFIGPKPNLLDINNVNPPLRLEVSQPVLDFAAMAQIRDIEQATGKKFRSYELDITYPVAWGSEGIEARVAALCARAVDAVQSGYNILIVSDRLVDSERVAIPALLATSAVHQHLIRAGLRTATGLVVETGSAREVHHFALLGGYGAEAIHPYLALESLSRMPNPEKAVKNFIKAIGKGLNKVMSKMGISTYMSYTGAQIFEAVGLQRALVDKYFTGTASNVEGIGIFQVAEEALRQHRAAFSTDPVLANDLDAGGEYAFRVRGEEHMWTPDSIAKLQHASRANNYRTYKEYAQIINDQSRRHMTLRGLFEFRFDPARAIPLDEVEPAKEIVKRFATGAMSLGSISTEAHTVLAVAMNRIGGKSNTGEGGEDELRYRAEMRDGKSNIKDGDTLASLLGGERIEADVALKAGDSLRSRIKQVASGRFGVTAEYLASADQIQIKMAQGAKPGEGGQLPGHKVSEYIAKLRYSVPGVGLISPPPHHDIYSIEDLAQLIHDLKNVNSKASISVKLVSEVGVGTVAAGVAKAKADHVVIAGHDGGTGASPVSSIKHVGTPWELGLAETQQTLVLNRLRSRIRVQADGQMKTGRDVVIGALLGADEFGFATAPLVVEGCIMMRKCHLNTCPVGVATQDPVLRRKFQGKPEHVVNFFFFIAEEVREIMAQLGIRKFDDLIGRADLLDMRASIDHWKAQGLDFSRVFYQPQVDTEKRQTESQDHGLAGALDHLLIERSKPALERGEKVSFITPVRNRNRTVGAMLSGALAARYGHEGLPDDTIHIQCNGTAGQSFGAFLAHGITLDLVGEGNDYVGKGLSGGRIIVRSPNDFRGFGPDHIIVGNTVLYGALAGEAFFNGVAGERFAVRNSGAAAVVEGTGDHGCEYMTGGTVVVLGSTGRNFAAGMSGGVAYVWDPDRSFKDRCNLSMVELEAVVPHAEQQAQDNREDWHSAQRGGERETDEAILRRLIEDHFRYTGSFRAREILGDWEASRGKFIKVMPTDYRRALGEMWRAANPEQLAA; via the coding sequence ATGTCACCTACTTCAAAAGATACTTCCTGTCGTCCGGCGGAAACGCCCATCGATGCCCGCCGCATCGGCATTCCGGCACGGCAGGGCCTGTACAACCCCGAACACGAACATGACGCCTGTGGCGTCGGCTTCGTCGCCCATATCAAGGGGCGCAAGAGCCACGCCATCATCCAGCAGGGCCTGAAGATCCTGGAAAACCTGGATCACCGCGGCGCCGTGGGCGCCGACAAGCTCATGGGCGATGGCGCGGGCATCCTGATTCAGATTCCCGACGCGCTGTACCGCGACGAAATGGGCCAGCAGGGCGTGGTGCTGCCGCCGCCCGGCGAATACGGCGTGGCCATGGTGTTCCTGCCCAAGGAAACGGCTTCGCGCCTGGCCTGCGAACAGGAACTCGAACGCGCGGTGCGGGCCGAAGGGCAGACCGTGCTGGGCTGGCGCGACGTGCCCGTGGATGTCGACATGCCCATGTCGCCCACGGTGCGCTCGGTCGAGCCGGTGATCCGCCAACTGTTCATCGGCCGCGGCGCCGACGTCATGGTGCCCGACGCGCTCGAACGCAAGCTGTACGTCATTCGCAAGACGGCCAGCCACGCCATCCAGGCCATGCGCCTGGCGCACGGCAAAGAGTATTTCGTGCCCTCGGCCTCGGTGCGCACTGTGGTCTACAAGGGCCTGCTGCTGGCCGACCAGGTGGGCCGCTACTACCGCGACCTGGCCGACCCGCGCACCGTGTCGGCCCTGGCGCTGGTGCACCAGCGCTTCTCGACCAACACTTTCCCGGCCTGGCCGCTGGCGCACCCCTACCGCATGATCGCGCACAATGGCGAGATCAACACCGTCAAGGGCAACTTCAACTGGCTGCGTGCCCGCGAAGGCATGATGCAATCGGCCGTGCTGGGCGACGACCTGAAAAAGCTGTACCCCATCGTCTATGAAGGCCAGTCCGATACCGCCACGTTCGACAACTGCCTCGAACTGCTGGTGAACTCGGGCTATTCGCTGGCCCACGCCATGATGATGATGATCCCGGAAGCCTGGGAACAGCATCCCCACATGGACGAAAGCCGCCGCGCGTTCTACGAGTACCACGCGGCCATGATGGAACCCTGGGACGGCCCCGCGGCCGTGGCGTTCACCGACGGCCGCCAGATCGGCGCCACGCTCGACCGCAACGGTCTGCGCCCGGCGCGCTACCTGATCACCGACGACGACATGGTCATCATGGCGTCCGAGGCCGGCACGCTGTCCATTCCCGAAAACCGCATCATCAAGAAGTGGCGCCTGCAACCGGGCAAGATGTTCCTCATCGACCTGGAGCAGGGGCGCATCATCGACGATGCCGAAATCAAGCTGCAGCTGGCCAACAGCCGCCCGTACCGCCAATGGATCGAGCGCCTGCAGATCAAGCTGGAATCGCTGCCGGCGCCCAAGCCGGCCGCGCCGGCCGCCCAGTCCGCCGTGTCGCTGCTCGACCGCCAGCAGGCCTTCGGCTGGACCCAGGAAGACTACAAGTTCATTCTCGAACCCATGGCCGCCACCGGCGAGGAAGTCATCGGCTCCATGGGCAACGACGCGCCGCTGGCCGTGCTGTCGAACCGCGCCAAGCCGTTCTACAACTATTTCCGCCAGCTGTTCGCGCAGGTCACCAACCCGCCCATCGATCCCATCCGCGAACAGATGGTGATGTCGCTGGTGTCGTTCATCGGCCCCAAGCCCAACCTGCTGGACATCAACAACGTCAACCCGCCGCTGCGCCTGGAAGTCTCGCAGCCGGTGCTCGACTTCGCCGCCATGGCGCAGATCCGCGACATCGAGCAGGCCACGGGCAAGAAGTTCCGCAGCTATGAGCTCGACATCACCTATCCGGTGGCCTGGGGCTCCGAAGGCATCGAAGCGCGCGTGGCCGCGCTGTGCGCGCGCGCCGTCGATGCGGTGCAAAGCGGGTACAACATCCTGATCGTGTCCGACCGCCTGGTCGACAGCGAACGCGTCGCCATTCCGGCCCTGCTGGCCACCTCGGCGGTGCACCAGCACCTGATCCGCGCCGGCTTGCGCACCGCCACCGGCCTGGTGGTGGAAACCGGCTCGGCCCGCGAAGTGCACCATTTCGCGCTACTGGGCGGCTACGGGGCCGAGGCCATCCACCCGTACCTGGCGCTGGAATCGCTGAGCCGCATGCCCAACCCCGAAAAAGCCGTCAAGAACTTCATCAAAGCGATCGGCAAGGGGCTGAACAAGGTCATGTCCAAGATGGGCATCTCGACCTACATGTCGTACACCGGCGCGCAGATCTTCGAAGCCGTGGGCCTGCAGCGCGCCCTGGTCGACAAGTACTTCACCGGCACGGCCTCGAACGTCGAGGGCATTGGCATCTTCCAGGTGGCCGAAGAAGCGCTGCGCCAGCATCGCGCCGCCTTCAGCACCGACCCGGTACTGGCCAACGATCTCGACGCGGGCGGCGAATACGCGTTCCGCGTGCGCGGCGAAGAGCACATGTGGACGCCCGACTCCATCGCCAAGCTGCAGCACGCCTCGCGCGCCAACAACTACCGCACGTACAAAGAGTACGCCCAGATCATCAACGACCAGAGCCGCCGCCACATGACGCTGCGCGGCCTGTTCGAATTCCGCTTCGATCCGGCGCGCGCCATTCCGCTCGACGAAGTCGAGCCGGCCAAGGAAATCGTCAAGCGCTTTGCCACCGGCGCCATGTCGCTGGGCTCCATTTCCACCGAAGCCCACACGGTGCTGGCCGTGGCCATGAACCGCATCGGCGGCAAGTCGAACACGGGCGAGGGCGGCGAAGACGAACTGCGCTACCGCGCCGAAATGCGCGACGGCAAGAGCAACATCAAAGACGGCGACACCCTGGCGTCGCTGCTGGGCGGCGAACGCATCGAAGCCGACGTGGCCCTGAAGGCCGGCGACTCGTTGCGCTCGCGCATCAAGCAGGTTGCCTCGGGCCGCTTCGGCGTCACCGCCGAATACCTGGCCAGCGCCGACCAGATCCAGATCAAGATGGCGCAGGGCGCCAAGCCCGGCGAAGGCGGCCAGTTGCCCGGCCACAAGGTGTCCGAGTACATCGCCAAGCTGCGCTATTCGGTGCCGGGCGTGGGCCTGATCTCGCCCCCGCCGCACCATGACATCTATTCCATCGAAGACCTGGCCCAGCTCATCCACGACCTGAAGAACGTCAACAGCAAGGCCTCGATCTCGGTCAAGCTGGTGTCCGAAGTGGGCGTGGGCACCGTGGCGGCCGGCGTGGCCAAGGCCAAGGCCGACCACGTGGTGATCGCCGGCCATGACGGCGGCACTGGCGCGTCTCCCGTGTCGTCGATCAAACATGTGGGCACGCCCTGGGAACTCGGCCTGGCCGAAACCCAGCAGACGCTGGTGCTGAACCGCCTGCGCAGCCGCATCCGCGTGCAGGCCGACGGCCAGATGAAAACCGGCCGCGACGTCGTCATCGGCGCGCTGCTGGGCGCCGATGAGTTCGGCTTCGCCACCGCGCCGCTGGTGGTCGAAGGCTGCATCATGATGCGCAAGTGCCACCTGAACACCTGCCCGGTGGGCGTGGCCACGCAAGACCCGGTGCTGCGCCGCAAGTTCCAGGGCAAGCCCGAGCATGTGGTGAACTTCTTCTTCTTCATTGCCGAAGAAGTGCGCGAAATCATGGCCCAGCTGGGCATTCGCAAGTTCGACGACCTGATCGGCCGCGCCGACCTGCTCGACATGCGCGCCAGCATCGACCACTGGAAGGCGCAAGGCCTGGACTTCAGCCGCGTGTTCTACCAGCCTCAAGTCGACACCGAAAAGCGCCAGACCGAATCGCAAGACCACGGCCTGGCCGGCGCGCTGGACCACCTGCTCATCGAGCGCAGCAAGCCCGCGCTCGAGCGCGGCGAAAAAGTGTCGTTCATTACCCCGGTGCGCAACCGCAACCGCACCGTGGGCGCCATGCTGTCGGGCGCGCTGGCGGCACGCTACGGCCACGAAGGGCTGCCCGACGACACCATCCACATCCAGTGCAACGGCACCGCCGGGCAGAGCTTCGGCGCCTTCCTGGCGCATGGCATCACGCTCGATCTGGTGGGCGAAGGCAACGACTACGTCGGCAAGGGCCTGTCGGGCGGTCGCATCATCGTGCGCTCGCCCAACGACTTCCGCGGCTTCGGCCCCGACCACATCATCGTCGGCAATACCGTGCTGTACGGCGCGCTGGCCGGCGAGGCCTTCTTCAACGGGGTGGCCGGCGAACGCTTCGCCGTGCGCAACTCGGGCGCGGCCGCGGTGGTGGAAGGCACCGGCGACCACGGCTGCGAATACATGACCGGCGGCACGGTAGTGGTGCTGGGCTCCACGGGCCGCAACTTCGCGGCCGGCATGTCGGGCGGCGTGGCCTACGTCTGGGACCCGGACCGCAGCTTCAAGGATCGCTGCAACCTGTCCATGGTCGAACTCGAAGCGGTCGTCCCGCATGCCGAGCAACAGGCGCAAGACAACCGCGAAGATTGGCACAGCGCGCAGCGCGGCGGCGAGCGTGAAACCGACGAGGCCATCCTGCGCCGCCTCATCGAAGACCACTTCCGCTACACCGGCAGCTTCCGCGCCCGCGAAATCCTGGGCGACTGGGAAGCGTCGCGCGGCAAGTTCATCAAGGTGATGCCAACCGATTACCGCCGCGCATTGGGCGAAATGTGGCGCGCAGCCAACCCCGAACAACTGGCTGCCTGA
- the rpoH gene encoding RNA polymerase sigma factor RpoH — protein sequence MKQPSSSLALSGNALALAIANPGSLGTIEAYISAVNRLPVLTAERETELGRRLRDRDDLDAARELVLSHLRLVVSVARQYLGYGLPHADLIQEGNVGLMKAVKRFDPERGVRLVSFAVHWIKAEIHEFIIRNWRMVKVATTKAQRKLFFNLRSMRPDGQTLDPEQVDRIAQELNVRREDVSEMEVRLSGRDLSLEKQDDDEEAFAPISYLSDEGRQEPTRVLDRRDHDELQGAGLAHALQALDARSRRIIEARWLQDDGGVTLQELAQEFGVSAERIRQIESAALKKMRGALAPA from the coding sequence ATGAAACAACCCAGCAGCTCGTTGGCCTTGTCCGGCAACGCCCTGGCGTTGGCCATCGCCAATCCAGGCTCGCTTGGCACCATCGAAGCCTACATCTCGGCCGTCAACCGCCTGCCGGTGCTCACGGCCGAGCGCGAAACCGAACTCGGCCGTCGTCTGCGCGACCGCGACGATCTCGACGCCGCCCGCGAACTGGTGCTGTCGCACCTGCGCCTGGTGGTCTCGGTGGCCCGTCAATACCTGGGCTACGGCCTGCCCCACGCCGACCTCATCCAGGAAGGCAATGTCGGCCTGATGAAGGCCGTCAAGCGTTTCGACCCCGAGCGCGGCGTGCGCCTGGTGTCGTTCGCCGTGCACTGGATCAAGGCCGAAATCCACGAATTCATCATTCGCAACTGGCGCATGGTCAAGGTGGCCACCACCAAGGCGCAGCGCAAACTGTTCTTCAACCTGCGCAGCATGCGGCCCGACGGCCAGACGCTCGATCCCGAACAGGTCGATCGCATTGCCCAGGAACTGAACGTGCGGCGCGAAGACGTCAGCGAAATGGAAGTGCGCCTGTCCGGCCGCGACCTGTCGCTGGAAAAACAAGACGACGACGAAGAAGCCTTTGCGCCCATTTCGTACCTGTCTGACGAAGGCCGCCAGGAACCCACTCGCGTCCTCGACCGCCGCGACCACGACGAGCTGCAAGGCGCCGGGCTGGCGCATGCCCTGCAGGCGCTCGACGCGCGCTCGCGTCGCATTATCGAAGCCCGCTGGCTGCAAGACGACGGTGGCGTCACGCTGCAGGAACTTGCCCAGGAATTCGGCGTGTCCGCCGAGCGTATCCGCCAGATCGAGTCCGCCGCACTGAAGAAAATGCGCGGCGCCCTGGCCCCCGCCTGA
- a CDS encoding glutamate synthase subunit beta, which yields MGKITGFMEFQRLQEAAEAPQKRLKNWREFVLHLNDEQSKQQAARCMDCGIPFCNNGCPVNNIIPDWNDLVYRQEWRRALDVLHSTNNFPEFTGRICPAPCEAACTLNINSDAVGIKSIEHAIIDKGWAEGWVVPQVPARKTGKKVAVVGSGPAGLACAQQLARAGHSVTVFDKSDRIGGLLRYGIPDFKLEKAQIDRRIAQMEAEGVEFAPSTYVGNPADPIADGLTVRTPDSLLAEFDAVVMSGGSETPRDLPVPGRELDGVYFAMDFLRQQNKAVAGDRLTGQTLAKGKHVVVIGGGDTGSDCVGTSNRQGAASVTQFELMPQPPESENKPLVWPYWPLKLRTSSSHEEGCERDWSVTTKLFKGSNGKVEKLVGARVEWFKDEATGQMKMREVEGSEFEIQADLVLLAMGFVSPVQNVLDAFGVDRDARGNVRANTDDYRTSVDKVFAAGDMRRGQSLVVWAIREGRQCARAVDEYLMGATELPR from the coding sequence ATGGGAAAAATCACTGGCTTTATGGAATTTCAGCGGCTGCAGGAAGCCGCCGAAGCCCCGCAGAAGCGCCTGAAGAACTGGCGCGAATTCGTCCTGCACCTGAACGACGAGCAGTCCAAGCAACAGGCGGCGCGCTGCATGGACTGCGGCATCCCGTTCTGCAATAACGGCTGCCCGGTCAACAACATCATTCCCGACTGGAACGACCTGGTGTACCGGCAAGAGTGGCGCCGCGCGCTCGACGTGCTGCATTCCACCAACAACTTCCCCGAGTTCACCGGGCGCATCTGCCCGGCGCCGTGCGAAGCCGCCTGTACGCTCAATATCAACAGCGACGCCGTCGGCATCAAGTCCATCGAGCACGCCATCATCGACAAGGGCTGGGCCGAAGGCTGGGTGGTGCCGCAGGTGCCGGCGCGCAAAACGGGCAAGAAAGTCGCCGTGGTGGGCTCTGGCCCGGCCGGCCTGGCCTGCGCCCAGCAACTGGCGCGCGCTGGCCATTCGGTCACGGTATTCGACAAAAGCGATCGCATCGGCGGCCTGCTGCGCTACGGCATTCCCGACTTCAAGCTGGAAAAAGCCCAGATCGACCGCCGCATTGCCCAGATGGAAGCCGAAGGCGTGGAGTTCGCGCCGTCCACCTATGTGGGCAATCCGGCCGACCCGATCGCCGACGGCCTGACCGTGCGCACGCCCGATTCGCTGCTGGCCGAATTCGATGCCGTGGTCATGAGCGGCGGTTCGGAAACCCCGCGCGACCTGCCGGTGCCGGGCCGCGAGCTCGACGGCGTGTATTTCGCCATGGATTTCCTGCGCCAGCAGAACAAGGCCGTGGCGGGCGACCGCCTTACTGGCCAGACCCTGGCCAAGGGCAAGCATGTGGTGGTAATTGGCGGCGGCGACACCGGCTCTGACTGCGTGGGCACCAGCAACCGCCAGGGCGCGGCCTCGGTCACCCAGTTCGAACTGATGCCCCAGCCCCCCGAGTCCGAGAACAAGCCGCTGGTGTGGCCGTACTGGCCCCTGAAGCTGCGCACCTCGTCGTCGCACGAAGAAGGCTGCGAACGCGACTGGTCGGTAACCACCAAGCTGTTCAAGGGCAGCAACGGCAAGGTCGAGAAGCTGGTGGGCGCGCGGGTCGAGTGGTTCAAGGACGAAGCCACCGGCCAGATGAAAATGCGCGAGGTCGAAGGCTCCGAATTCGAGATTCAGGCCGACCTGGTGTTGCTGGCCATGGGCTTCGTGTCGCCCGTGCAGAACGTGCTGGACGCGTTCGGCGTAGACCGCGACGCGCGCGGCAACGTCCGCGCCAACACCGACGACTACCGCACCAGCGTCGACAAGGTCTTCGCGGCCGGTGACATGCGCCGCGGCCAGTCGCTGGTGGTATGGGCCATCCGCGAAGGGCGACAGTGCGCCCGGGCGGTCGACGAATACCTGATGGGCGCCACCGAGCTGCCGCGCTGA
- a CDS encoding LysR family transcriptional regulator codes for MRNLDLDALQIFKAVAERGGVARAAAHLNRVQSNVSTRLRQLEAALGATLFQRQNRRLVLSAQGRLLLDYADRLLQLSDEAQAALRAGTPGGLLRVGTMESTAAARLPPILAAYHQTWPQVRIELVSGTSGALVNQVHRGDIEAAFVARPYAEDGLDAAPAFTEELALISPLARPPVERAQDLRGATLIAFSTGCSYRRILETWLAQENVAPGSIMEFASYHAIVACVAAGTGVAIVPRSVLGVLQAEASLRVCALPQPFAQAPTMLVWRRGHQSPALDALRAGLPGAAAA; via the coding sequence ATGAGAAATCTCGATCTCGACGCACTGCAGATATTCAAAGCCGTGGCCGAGCGCGGCGGGGTGGCGCGCGCGGCCGCGCACCTGAACCGTGTGCAATCCAATGTGTCGACCCGGTTGCGCCAGTTGGAAGCCGCCCTGGGCGCCACGCTGTTTCAGCGCCAGAACCGCCGCCTGGTGCTGTCGGCGCAGGGCCGGCTGCTGCTCGACTACGCCGACCGTCTGCTGCAACTGTCCGACGAAGCCCAGGCCGCCTTGCGCGCGGGCACGCCTGGCGGCCTGCTGCGGGTGGGCACCATGGAAAGCACGGCGGCGGCGCGGTTGCCGCCCATTCTGGCGGCCTATCATCAGACTTGGCCCCAGGTGCGCATCGAGCTGGTATCGGGCACCAGCGGCGCGCTGGTGAACCAGGTGCATCGCGGCGATATCGAAGCCGCGTTCGTGGCCCGCCCCTATGCCGAAGACGGCCTGGACGCCGCACCGGCTTTCACTGAAGAGCTGGCGCTGATTTCCCCACTGGCCCGCCCGCCCGTCGAGCGGGCGCAAGACCTGCGCGGCGCCACGCTCATTGCCTTCAGCACTGGCTGTTCGTACCGCCGCATCCTGGAAACCTGGCTGGCCCAGGAAAACGTGGCGCCCGGCAGCATCATGGAATTCGCTTCGTACCATGCCATCGTGGCCTGCGTGGCTGCCGGCACGGGCGTGGCCATTGTGCCCCGCTCGGTGCTGGGCGTTCTGCAGGCCGAGGCCTCGCTGCGGGTGTGCGCCCTGCCGCAGCCGTTTGCGCAGGCGCCCACCATGCTGGTGTGGCGGCGCGGGCACCAGTCGCCGGCGCTCGACGCGCTGCGCGCCGGGCTGCCCGGCGCTGCGGCCGCCTAG
- the fghA gene encoding S-formylglutathione hydrolase: MADLELISQHRCFGGWQRYYRHASAQIGLPMRFSVYVPPQAEHGRVPVLFYLAGLTCTEETFMIKGGAQRLAAEYGLMLVAPDTSPRGAGVAGEDQDWDFGTGAGFYLDATAEPWRTHYRMESYVVDELHGLVTGQLPGDAGRAGIFGHSMGGHGALVLALRHPQKFRSVSAFAPIAAPTRCPWGRKAFSGYLGPDTEAWKAHDASELMARAHQPFPRGILVDQGLADGFLAEQLYPEAFEQACQQAGQPLTLRRHADYDHGYYFIATFMQDHIRFHADRL; the protein is encoded by the coding sequence ATGGCAGACCTGGAACTGATTTCTCAGCATCGCTGTTTCGGCGGCTGGCAGCGCTATTACCGCCATGCGTCGGCGCAGATCGGGCTGCCGATGCGGTTTTCGGTGTATGTGCCGCCGCAGGCCGAACATGGCCGCGTGCCGGTGTTGTTCTACCTGGCCGGCCTGACCTGCACCGAGGAAACGTTCATGATCAAGGGCGGCGCGCAGCGGCTGGCCGCCGAATACGGCCTGATGCTGGTGGCGCCCGATACCAGCCCGCGCGGCGCGGGCGTTGCCGGCGAAGACCAGGACTGGGATTTCGGCACCGGCGCGGGCTTTTACCTGGATGCCACCGCCGAGCCGTGGCGCACCCATTACCGCATGGAAAGCTACGTCGTCGACGAACTGCATGGCCTCGTCACCGGCCAGTTGCCCGGCGATGCCGGGCGCGCCGGGATCTTCGGCCACTCCATGGGCGGCCACGGCGCGCTGGTGCTGGCGCTGCGTCATCCCCAGAAATTCCGCTCGGTGTCGGCCTTCGCCCCCATTGCCGCGCCCACGCGCTGCCCATGGGGGCGCAAGGCGTTCAGCGGCTACCTGGGGCCCGATACCGAGGCCTGGAAAGCGCACGATGCCAGCGAACTCATGGCCCGCGCACACCAGCCGTTTCCGCGCGGCATCCTGGTCGACCAGGGGCTGGCCGATGGATTCCTGGCCGAACAGCTGTATCCCGAAGCCTTCGAGCAGGCCTGCCAGCAGGCCGGCCAGCCGCTGACGCTGCGCCGCCACGCCGACTACGACCACGGCTACTATTTCATTGCCACGTTCATGCAAGACCACATCCGGTTCCACGCCGACCGGCTCTAG
- a CDS encoding OmpW/AlkL family protein: protein MSLRTLLAAALCTAGLTAPLAHAHEAGDWLFRLGVTQVSPKSNNGSVLNGAVDLDVSSNVRPSFTVAYMATRHIGIELLGAWPFQHDIRGSGGLGKIGTTKHLPPTLSLQWHFLPDSTVQPYVGVGLNYTHFFDTQTRGALSGSDLKLGDSWGLAGQVGVDVKLDDRWFLNADLRYIDISSKVKLDGQRIGTARIDPWVATVAVGYRF, encoded by the coding sequence ATGTCATTACGCACCCTTCTGGCCGCCGCCCTGTGCACGGCCGGCCTGACCGCCCCCCTCGCGCACGCTCACGAAGCAGGCGACTGGCTGTTCAGGCTGGGCGTGACGCAAGTCAGCCCCAAATCCAACAATGGCAGCGTGTTGAACGGCGCCGTCGACCTGGATGTCAGCAGCAATGTGCGCCCCAGTTTCACCGTTGCCTACATGGCCACGCGGCATATCGGCATCGAACTGCTGGGCGCCTGGCCGTTCCAGCACGACATCCGCGGCAGCGGCGGCCTGGGCAAGATCGGCACCACCAAGCACCTGCCGCCCACGCTCAGCCTGCAATGGCATTTCCTGCCCGACAGCACGGTGCAGCCCTATGTCGGCGTGGGCCTGAACTACACCCACTTCTTCGACACCCAGACTCGCGGCGCGCTATCCGGCTCGGACCTGAAATTGGGCGATTCGTGGGGCCTGGCCGGCCAGGTCGGCGTGGACGTCAAGCTCGATGACCGCTGGTTCCTGAATGCCGACCTGCGCTATATCGACATCTCGTCGAAGGTCAAGCTGGACGGCCAGCGTATCGGCACGGCGCGCATCGACCCCTGGGTGGCCACGGTTGCCGTAGGGTACCGCTTCTAG